The stretch of DNA TGTGAGGCGTCCAGATTCTCCTGCAGCTGCTCCATGGTGGACATACCAATGATCACGCcatcacccctctctccctgtgaatcaacacacacgcacacacagtcacactgctTAACCCCACCTCTATCTCATATGAGCTGGACACGTTCATGAAGCAAATACCAGTTTTACTCTGAATAATATACCCATGAATGAACACCACCTGCTTCCACCTCTCTCCAGTAAACATTCCTTGCTTGCACAGATCCAAttagttaaaagaaaacatcagcCTGGCTATCTACCACATTGCAAGGCCAACGGGTGGCAATAGCTGCATAACAGATCCGCAGACCTTAACACATTCTGAACAGTCAGCTGCTCTTAAAGAGATTTGTCTTGCTGATGAAAAAGTATCCTGTTGCaatgaaatggcaaaaataattgttttttttcccctacaCAATTCCTTCCAATACGTGACTATGTAATCTCTTTTAGTAACTGGCATAAACAGCTATAAAAATATCGATCCTATTGTGTTTCTGGATGAAGTCAGAGGGGCAGACAGAGGTTACCTGCAGCTGGGAATGATGGTATATCCAGCGGAGGGCAGCTGATGTCATGGAGGGCTTGTTGGAGCCATAGACCACGTCAAGTGCCTTCTGCACAACATCTATTGCCTGGAAATGGTGCTCTTTCCAGTACCTGTTTCACAGAGGTAAATCAATGCTTGAGTCTTAATCTGACAGTTTGCCTTTCAGTTGCTTCTGACCCTGGCAGTTACTCAGAGAGAGAGCGGTGTAAAGGTATATTACCCCAAAACAGAAGAATAGATCCATGAATAACCCCACCTGCTTTCATCTCTCCCcagtaaaacattaaatattaaaaatagctGGTTCTTCATGCATAGAATAAAAAGAGCACTTGTACAGCACACACCTTGCTCGGTAGGCTTCAGCCCAGCTGTTCCCAAAAAACCTGCCTGTGGGCTGGGAGCTATCCTTGTCCTCAAATTTATATTTCCCAGTGAGGAGTCCTCCTgtggaaaaagtaaaaagaaggaaGGGCTTTAGTAAGTACGCCGCAGGAACAGAAGACCCCTTTCTCGGTTGATTTCACCCCAGGGCCCCGCCTACAAGCATGACTAATGTGGAGTGGAGGAGGAGGCATCTAGATTGTCCTCCCTGGACTCGAAGCGCAGGTGGAAATCTGGCTCCTTTGAGCTTTTGTTTGAAACCAGACAAAACATACAGTGTAGCTACCTGTGAGGCTACTTTAGGAAACCACATATGCTTAATAGCTCAAATAAATTCTCTTTTGTTTCTACAAGCCCTACCAGTCTGTAAGCCTAGACAGACTGAGTTGGAGGCAAAACCTTAATTCAACCTCCAGCACACTAGATAAGTGTATAAGCTAATAAGACAAAAGTTctattttttccattacattGTTTCAGATTTCTTTACATGTTTATTACGTAAATCCCGAATCCTCTGTAAGTTGGTCACACTGCAAAAGAAGAGTTTCTACATTTCCTGTATCTTCCAGTTCCTGGAAACTGTGTGCTAGTAGGATACTGCAAGGACCAGAGAGTGTTTAAAGGCAtcactgtgtgtgagtgaggTGTATCTGCTTACCAGCCAGGGGATTGTAGGCATAGAACCTCATGCCAAAATACCGCAGGCAGGGCAGCAGCTCTTTCTCCACCTGACGAGTGGTGGCGTTGTACATCCCCTGCAGGGCACAGAGAGAGGTTTACAGGGCCAGACGCATACGATTCGATCAAGGTGTACAGATGCCTTAGTAGTGCGATCTGTCAAACAACAGGACACATGTTTAGACATGCCCTTGTGCTCATATCATTGGGTCTGTCAAAGCTGTGCAtcttgaaaagtattttttaatcattgacTTTCCTTCCAGTAAAGATCACATCAAGCACTAGGTTCAATTACAGGCGATCCTTACTTTTCAAATAGCGAGTAATCCAACATCGCAGCCAACGAGCCAACTGTGGCTACCTATGTATTTAAGAAACGGCAGGTTTTGTTTCCAAGCAATTTTATGTTAAGTTGATGATTCTGGCTCCAAGCAATTTGAGACACGAGGCCCCTTGTTCATCTCTCTCACCTGGTACACTGTGGGCAGGACCCAGTTATTGTGTTTGCAAATGCAGTAAACTTCAGCGACTTCCCAGGATGCGTAGTTTGATAAGCCAAGCTCCTTGAATTtcccctaaaaaaaaaaaaagagattcgTACATCAGTACAAACCTCgtcaatcagaaaaaaaaagcagaattgTCCTGGAGCCCCACGCGCGATGCTGGTGTCTTTTGCACCGATCTGCTGAATTGGGAATCTGAATCTCAGGGGTAAGAACAAATTGAGGAGTACTGTCAGACTAGTTGGTGCTGATCATTTGGCCCTACCCCACATCCATCACTTACAAGTCTTGTGCAAAGCGTATGCCATCCTAGAGGATCCTTCACACCTTTGTGTAGTGAATTCCAGTTACCCCCCTCAGGACACAGATTTCCCACTCTAAAAACATACAGGCTTAGgttctcattcatacctgtGGGCCTGTGACCGCAACCTCGCTCAACAGATGATTCTcttctgcatatacagtatgtgtcttgtttacttgtgtgtttttctttagattagatcagatcacttttattgggaatttgtcttttcacataccccaccttgctctccatgagacggacagggagagaagcttggggtcagagcgcagggtcagccatttatacagcacccctggagcagctggggttgagggccttgctcaggggcccaatggactaggattcctctgccagccgcgggatatgaaccggcaaccttccagccacagccacagccacagatccttagccaccgagccactgcaccacactgcagaacaaattgcccccCGGGGGCAGGAATaaactccctctctctcagtctaCCTCTTTGTGGAGCTCCTGGCAGGCTCTCAGGGTCTCCCCGAGGGGAGTCTGGTGGTCTGGCGCGTGCAGGTAGAAGATGTCGACGCGCCCCGTCCGCAGCCTCTTCAGGGAGGTCTCCAGCTGCGAGCGCACGCTCTCCGGCCTCAGCGTCTTCCCGTCCCAGGGGTTGGCCTTGGTGGCCATTTTCACTGCCGGGGACACAGAGGAAGCCTGCTTCACACAGTCTTCACCACCCCCCCGGCTTTTTCTAAAACTGAAGGGAAAGCTCACATCGTGGAAGCTGCGCGGCATCGCCGAGACTCCCAAGCCCGCGCTCGAAACACGGCTTTTCCGCTTTGCATTATTTTTCCCTCTGTATAAGATGCGACCTCTCAGAAAGGTGCTCATCACAGCGGTCCCCTCGTCCTGCCTCTAGACCTAGTCTGTTCGGCACCAAAGTTCAGGTCTAGAGGGCGAGTCAGACTCGTGCCTTTAATGGTTTCGGCTAGACCTCAGAACAGACTGTAACTACTACTACACAAAGACACAACCTTCTGCCAGGGAGCCCACTTCAGCATGTTGAAGTGGAAAAACCTCTTGAACCTTTCCCTTGATTTTACTGCATGTGTACAGATATCGGGATCGGGATTTACAAAGGCTTTCTGAGACGGACACAAAACCGCATCTTTTCTTTGCGTCTACAGCTTGAACTTGAGATCAGACATGGAAAGATGAGTGGACAATTAGAAAACTGGAGGTAGTTACGACACACACCGCAGAGTGAATCACAAATTCAGTAGTCTGCAGGCGATTGAAGTACTTCAAGTGATAAATCAAAAACAAACGGGGCCAAGAACCACAGTAACATTATGTATTAGCTAGAGAAAATGTGTCACCCATTCATGATCTATGGACTGGAAGAGCTAAGCTTTCAGGTTCGTTAGCATGCccagtttttgtgttttgttaatgatctgcattttcatttatatattCTTTGCAGatattattaattatgaatAAATACTGATTGCTACAATTTGTAAACTACTTTTGTTTGCAGCGGAAAGCATGAATATGCTTTGCGGACATGCAGTGAGTCGTAATCACAATCACAAGTGTCACTTGAATCGTTCCATAAAAACAGCCTTCTCCAGTGTCTTACAGAGTGGTCTGCACGCAGGGTAGGGTACCTGTTTGGGGCAGCCCCATGCCTCCAATGACTGTCTCTGACTGTCCATCTGTGTACATGAACGCCGTGTCCACTTCATTGTGACCGCGCTCCAAGAAAGCGCGCACCATAGCGGCGCTCGTCTCCGCGTCTGCGCGCCCCCCGAACGCCATGGTTCCCAGCACGGAGACTGGGAGTTTGGGCCGTGTCGAACCGGAGGAGGACATGTTACGCTGCAACTGGAGAGGTAATTGCCTGAGCCGACGAAGTACGCACGGGCCTAGTCCAGCAGACACCACCATAACAAAACTTCTTGTCAGCTGAGCAGCATAGGGTGAAGGACAAGTGACGAGGCAGGTTCAGTTAGGGATCGAGTGTAAATAACATACCGGCACTTGGACGAAAAGATAAGTCCTCCCCCCTCCGTCTTCCATCGCATTGGGTTAAATTGTGGGCGGACAGGACAAACTTCACTTTTTCCACAAGCTTTTCTGCTTTCTGGCAATTGATTGACTTTAAAACTGATCGGTCTACTTTTTTCAGCATTTGATTTTTAGTTACAATTTAATCTTATCCCACAGTCCGATTGCACACAAATTGAATTAATCTGGCAAaattgctgcacattggtggtggaggggagtccccattacctgtaaagcgctttgagtggagtgtccagaaaagcgctatataagtgtaagcaattattattattattattattattattaattaacctGATAACcccaaacacacaaaaaaaataagtttactTATCACTGTTTTAGTTTCTGTGTAATTAAGGTAGTTTCCTAATATTCCTTTGAAAATTGAAGTAAAGGGTAAACATTAGGACATTAAGAAAGAAAAGCGTAATAGCAAAGACCGATAAATACATTTGATAACAAGATAGTTTTGCAACAGTGTATGCTGCCATAATACATAAAACCCTTGTTCAGGCGAAAATAAACGCCTTCACTTGACTGTGCATCGCTATGTCTCTCAAATATAGAACAAAGGTGACTTAATAAAGACCACTGAAATGTTTCCAACATTACTTTTCCTTTTCGTGTTGGTgcaaaacagaatttacaaagTGTGATTGCCGATACTCTTACCATGTTCCTTGCACAAGTACTGCCTGTAGAGTGTTATTCtattctatatttttttctggcCTTGACAATTTAGTAGTCTTCTCTTTTATTAGTGTTTTGCGGAACTGGAGAGTTCAGTGCACTTCTCCGTTTAACCACCCGATGGCAGTGGAAGACAACTTCTGTGAAAAAATGACCGCATCTGCCCGTTTCATTTATTGGCAATTATTAAGAAACGCATGCCGACAACCCCCAAAAACTCATatcagaataataaaaaaaaaacattgagcaAAATGTCGCCCCTCGCATCTAAAGCCAGGACCATATTTGAAATTGGGATTGGCATGGTTTGATTAAGTGAAAGTTTCTGAATTTCCAAGGATTTGAATGACAATGCAGCAGCAAAGGTTAGCGCTGCCGCCTCTCGGCGCTGGGGCCCCGAGTTCAGTTCCGGACCTGCGATCGCTAGAGTTTGTATGTGCTCCCCCTGTTCAAGCGGGgtgcctcccacagtccaaagacccgctggcaggttaactggcttttgCAAAAAATGTCCCTGGTTTGAGAGTGTGCGcgtttgccctgcgatggactggtgtgtaCTGTGCCttacacccattgcttgccgcgATAGACTACGGCTCTCCTACGGCCCAGCATTGGGGAAACAGGGGttggaaaataaatggatgAAAATGCAAAGCacactttcttttcctttttatctCTGTACATATGTAGAAAGGctgaatatattgtaacgcttacggccgacaggcactgtgtaagagccggcgtaccagagcaggtgcatcaccgcccttccctgtgatagcaggactacagttACTGGGCTGtaaagagatctctctttggctcaccgggctgggccGCTGCAGAGAgatgcgggagtcccgggttcgagcccccgatggtggggggccgacctaatgcggcaagggcgcccgcctgagcccccgttgcgttacaatatataacaGCTAGTGGCAATTGTTTATGTTAGCTCTGGTTCAAAAGTGTTCGAAGCCGAGTTTTTAATATGAGTATTTTTCATTGGAGGCTAAGGCAAGTGCAATAGTTTACCTCCTAATAAACAATCGCAGCGGAATGAGGGGCATGTGAGCACTGTGGCGCTGACCTCTGTGTGTTTGCACATTTGTAGTTATTGGAAGGGTCAGAGGAGAGGACGGGCACATGCTTGCGGTGGACTGACAGCCGGAGAGCATGTGGAAGGGGTTCCCCAGCAGCAGGACACTGCGTGGGAGCTGCAGTGTCACGGAAAACGCTGCTGTCACCCTGCCGGGGTCAAAGGTCAGAGGTCCTCAGACTGAGCTGTGCGAGGAAGGGACTTCTGTGTGGGTCGGAGCTTTGTGGCACCCGAGTGGGAGTACAGCTGTGGCTGAGAAATAAAGGAGTCCTTGAGTCCCAAAATACCTCCTTGTGAAAGGAAACGCATTGTAGGTTCTTAAAGTAATAGGAGTGACTGAACGATTACTTTGAACCTTTAAGGTTCtctatttttttcaattccttatgatgttatactgtagtagacatttttcattgtaaatTAGCATTAATTTACAGACTCTGAATATTGCCAAGTTCCTAATTTGTGTCCCATTTTTTTAGACCAGATGGAACAGCAGTTCCTTCTGCAAATGAGACAACAaagaaaaagctgaaaaaacGTGTCTACTCGATAATTAGTCCCCTTGTTTGGTCGATTAAGATTTCTGACTCTCAGATGTTGGTAGTTTGCTCCCGCATTGGCAGTAAATAATTGTGAAGAGGCAGAAGAAATGCCTGACTGGGAGTCTGGTACCAAATACTGGGGCATCTGCCCTCCTGTGTGTTATAAAGACTGCATTTCACAAAGGGCAGCTTGTGAACACACAGAGATCTAGAGTGCTGCCTAGTATGGTAGCACTTATTAACCAGACACACACTTATCATGaagttaataataaaatacatattttcactaatattatttataaatctCTTTCACATAGAGTGGCTGAAGCATGCAAATCTGGTTTAAGAAATGGTTTTATGAATGTGGTCTTCAGGGAGTATAGTGATAGAGTCCAGTATCACAGGGAATCCCAGCTGCTAGTGATCCAGATTGTGTGACGATTAAATCAGGAGAGGGCTGTGCCGCTGACTGCTGGTCAGGATTGAGTCTTGTCCATAAGCTGAGTGGGAAACAGAAAGTCTCACGTAGAGTTCTTAGGTTTGTGAGTACTTAACCAAATCCATCTGTCATGTCCAAAGGAGCAACATCAAGAGTCAAAACACAGTCTACTATCTAAATGTTGTAGTGCTTGGAAACAGTTGTTAGCAGgacttcttcttttttttcctgctgtacTTTCTTTCTGTGTGCAGCAGTACGCTTTGTTTGCTTTACCAGTCTGACTGTTGCACATTGACTTCTCTCTTGTAACGTTTGTCTCATTAACATTCAGATCCTCCTGTCTAACTAACACCAGTACTCAAGACACTCGGCAGTCTTCAGGTTTTCGGTAGATTAGGTTTTCACTCTCTCCTGATTCTTTTATAAGAGACCAGAAAGAATAAAATCAATTTGTGGTTACGCGAACATGATCTACATCACATCAGAGTCCCAGAAAGGTCTGAACGTGTTGGGGAGTTCAGTGCGACACAGAAATTGCtgacacagtttaaaatgtagttCTTGTGGTGAAAATGTTCTtcttttctgctgttttctCTGCTTTTCTGTCCTTTCTGAGGACAATACAGGGTGGACCTTGCAGTCAGTCTTTTGCAAAATTGAATTTGGTTTCAAAGTGGCTGTGTTCAGCTCTGCAATACAACCTCTGGGAGCCCCATAGTGAGTTACGGCAGCAGCTCCGTGGTGATTGgtgttgcttttatttattgtcTTGGCAGACGGGTTGGCTTGCATAGCAGAAGACCAAAGGGGACAAAGAACAGGAGGAGGCAGAACTGTGATCAGTCCGCCAGTTGGGAAACTAAAGTTGGTACTGGGTGAGGATATGTTTGTCAGGAGACTCTTGCTCCTGTTCTGTGGAAACCTGCCATCAAGAAGTGGGTTTACAACTTGCTGTTGGAAGGTGTGCTGACATTTGATGTGAACCAGGTCTTTGCAAGAGTTTCGCTTTATTGCAGTCAATTGCGTTCTGCTATAAAGAATGACACTCGGGATTGCTGGCCTGCATTCTAGCTTTTCATATGTTAATGCTCTTTCTCCTGTCTGTGTCGCAGCTAAGGGAGAACACAAGCTTCAGAAATGTCTGACCGCCATAAAGCCATGCACACTGTCTGACTGCAGCAGAATGTGCACACTTCCGATTATTATTTGTACCGCCATGCAGGGAAATCTGAACCtgggtgacctctgacctgtgtgtgtgtgtaatggtGGCATCACAAGTTGGCCATATGGAAGgctggacacagagagcagTGTTTCAGGAGAAGCAGCGTGGCCCAGACCCTGAGCCCCTGAGCCCCTGACCCCCAGCCACAGCATCAATCAGATCACAGCTCTGACCTGCACGCACCTCTGGAGCACCAGGTCCGGACATAGACCACCCCACCCACATTCTTCAACCTCCAGCCTCCTCACTGACCACAAATTCAACCCCTGCACCTTTTTGTTGCTCTTTAATTCAACATAAGGAACTTCCACTATTCTTTCAGCCACTTTTGAAAGGTCTGATTTGCTATTTTGTCCTTACTCTGTATTGTGTATTGAGAGAGTAAGTGTTGAAATCTAAGGGTGTCCTCTCCTCTGACTACGCgataagcgctttgagaagccatctttaagggcactatataaaataaagtttattattattattattacctggcCTTAGGACGCATTCTCTTTATCTGATCGGCTTTTCCAAATGTTGAGGTTCAAGGTGATCTTCCTCTGACCCAGCTGCAGTCTTGGGGGTCCCTTGCCAAGTATTAGCATTCTTTTCCTTTTCTACCAGGATATAGGGGTTCTGCAGATGATTCCCTTATGCACACTGCTCTCCCCGcaagcctgttttttttcccctttagaGAGCTGTTGGTCAGCCCTGCGCCCTGAAGAAAACACGTTCGTTGAGCCCCGGGAGAACAGATGAATTTAGACACGCGAATGCATTTTTAACAAGTTGCAATGGAATTAATAGAGAAAAATATCACTGACCTGCAAAAAGAACGCGATGTATTTTGCTCTGATAAAATGATGCAATACAATGTCAAACTGCGTACAAGCGACCTACAATATCACCACGGATCTacgtatatttacagtacatgctgccgtcttacaggaaaactaacacattttattcatacaggaatgaaaaaaatcgattttttatatttttatgggtATGCATGTTCGTTTTTAAAGAATACATCGAATAATATATTTGACTTAAAACCAGTTTCGCATCGAACAAGAATGTGTTTCTGAAAAACGTGGTTGATagctcttacagtatatactaggCGTATGTAAAGACTAATAAATTAGCGATATTCAGAGATTACTCAACCCCTCTTGTCTTCGTCTAAAATTACACCCACTTAATGGAAAGTACCTTAATCttttacaaatttaaaactGAGGGGGGTATTCAACTTTCATAGGAGTAAAGTGTTCCCTAAGGTACGTTTCTCTTTTATGAGGGGGTCAGATGTCAGAAGACTGCGGTTAATCTGGGTTACCTCTCCGCAGAAGGCCTGCTCGCCTGTCGAGTGTCAGGTTTATTAACGACTCCGACTCCACGCATGCCCTGTATTGTTCGTCGTTCTTTTACTTTACTGTACCTTTTGCTCAAAAATAATCTGACACGCACGGCGCGTCATGCTTAATTGTAAGAAACATGAAATCCATCCATATTAAAAGTCACCAAGCCCCCGATTAGCCTTTGACAGAGTGGAGCGCAACCATGGAATTAATTCCAGTTTTCCGAGTATTTATTTATAGGCAGTAGCCGAAGCAAGCTGTAATAATAGAAACTAGGCAAAACTGACTTTCTGACTCGAGGAACAAGAGGAGACGTTAATCTGCCAAACCCCCAGGCTACAGGCTCTTGGATCGGCGCGTCGAAACGCAAAACGAGGGAGAAAATTGTGCCGAGAGAGCAAGACCGGAGTTCACGCTCTGgtgaaaagaggaatttcttTCCTTGCGGGTCTAGTTCCCAAAGCCGCTATCATAATACTAGTTTTGAACTTGCGTGCGCTTTGAATGAGTTAAAAACGTAAATCTCTGCATACATTTTTAAGTTGATCTTGAAATGCATCCTTTGTTATAgtggttttttttgtcttttgtattctttaaagaaataactGGTGTACTTTCATGGATAAGATACGTGAATGTATACGTGTCTAGCTCGTTTACCTGTTCAAGAGATTACAAGCGTTTGTTGCGACATAGTTGTGTTCTAAGCGCCGAGTGTGAGtgttacaaataaaatactgtttttcaaTAATTCGATTCTTGGGTTAGAAAAGCATCAAggttttcgttaaggaaaacaCAGAGTTGCCTTTGAGGAAACTTTGATAAGAAGTCCTTTTAAAAGGGCTGATGACCTCTCCACACAACCAGGTTTAGGTCAGGCTATTAAAAAATCTGTACCAGCGGGGATCTAAAAACCCACTGTATATGACCTGATAGAGTACCAGTAGATAGCAGGGTCTTTCTGAGTGAAATAAACGTGATGCGGTTTATAACGCTGTTAGGTTATTTATATAGGACGAGCTGTTGGCACCAAAGCCTAAGCAGAGAGTCGTATTTCTGGTAAGTAGACATCAGCACAGGAAGATGCCTCAGGGGTACCTGTTTTAAGCCAACAGCGTGGAGACGTAGCTTGGACAGAGGTCCAGAGTGAGGAGACCTGTGGTTTGCAGTCGGTGGGACGCTCTGTTGGACCCTTGAGTAAGTTACTTTGTCCGTTGAGTTAGCTATATCGTCCCCTTGAGTAAATTACTCAGTCCCATGCGTAAGTTACTTGGTCCCTTAAATCAGCTACATGAACCCTTGAGTAAGTTGTTTGGTCCCCTAAATACGTTACATGGACGCATGGGTGAACTTCTTCAGTCAGATGGTTTCAGTGAATGCCCCGTAGTGCGCAAACTGTGTGAATGAGTCTCCTGGTCATCAATGGAAAGGAGAGTTTACTATCAACTGACTGAGTAAAACAAAGTAATGAAGAAAACATGTTTGTTGCATGTTTGCATGCTGGGAAAACCTCTTAAATCAACCAGAAAAGGCAGGTTCTGTGTTTGATTAACTCCTGTTGTCAGCATGTTACAACACTCCGTTTACTGAGAGAAGAATGTGTGTGGTAGTTTTATTTCATCATGAGCCGCCTTGGTGTTCGTCAGTTGTTCTTCATTATTCTTTCGGAGCTACAAGACATCTGATATTCTCCAAACTGACCTTCCGTCTGgttataattgtttttgcaGGTGTTTACTTTGGACATTAGAAAAGAGTtccagaaaatatatatttcctcTTAATTAAGTTGCCAGTATACACAGCATCACAACACACTTTTCCTATGTTCCTAgattcatatttcttttttagtgGACGCACGGAAATTCTGACGGGTGTGTTTGGATTTTTGATACTAGGCGACACTCATCATCCAATATAAAGGACATTAAAGTCAACATAAAATGTACCTTTGTAccatttcatatactgtactataatgATGTGTCATTCGGTGTGGGTAAGTAAGCTGGAGGATATCGCATTTACTTCACCCCGGCAAGTGAAAACGTCTTGAATATGAATTTGACGAATTCAATTTCCAACCTGAAATGGGCGTTTCTAACCTGGCGACATCTCCTCCCAAACGGAGATCGCACGAGGAGGGGTCTGGTCTCCTCGAGCCTCTTCATTGACAATCGGAGCTCTTACGCGCAGCTCGCTGGATTAGCTGGTGTAGGTgctgcagatactgtagcacagGAACCGGGACCGGCAGAAAACGCAGGATTTCTTTGAGAAACAGCTGTCAAACCGTGGCATCATAAATCTCAGAAGTGTTCCTTCTCAGAAACTGTGAGGGAGTCAAACACTCCCGTTTAATAGTTGAGGTTATATTGCACTCTCTTTTGATATTTTTGCTTAa from Lepisosteus oculatus isolate fLepOcu1 chromosome 25, fLepOcu1.hap2, whole genome shotgun sequence encodes:
- the akr7a3 gene encoding aflatoxin B1 aldehyde reductase member 3; translation: MVVSAGLGPCVLRRLRQLPLQLQRNMSSSGSTRPKLPVSVLGTMAFGGRADAETSAAMVRAFLERGHNEVDTAFMYTDGQSETVIGGMGLPQTVKMATKANPWDGKTLRPESVRSQLETSLKRLRTGRVDIFYLHAPDHQTPLGETLRACQELHKEGKFKELGLSNYASWEVAEVYCICKHNNWVLPTVYQGMYNATTRQVEKELLPCLRYFGMRFYAYNPLAGGLLTGKYKFEDKDSSQPTGRFFGNSWAEAYRARYWKEHHFQAIDVVQKALDVVYGSNKPSMTSAALRWIYHHSQLQGERGDGVIIGMSTMEQLQENLDASQEGPLDPVVVEAFKKAWDLVAHECPNYFR